The following proteins are encoded in a genomic region of Bosea beijingensis:
- a CDS encoding SMP-30/gluconolactonase/LRE family protein, which produces MFGQLEGTGVSVLDPRFHRVVPGSARVERLWTGARWSEGPAWFPAHNTLIWSDIPNDRMLRYDALSGQVGTFRQPARNSNGNTVDAQGRLITCEHGGRQVTRTEHDGSITVLASHFGGRRLNSPNDAVVKSDGSIWFTDPDYGILSDYEGDKSPSEIGACHVYRIDGRTGEIAVVADDFVKPNGLAFSPDESILYIADTGGSHDPENGPRHIRAVTVEADGETLGASRVFATCTNGLFDGFRLDIEGRIWTSAADGVHIYHPDGTLIGKVHIPEITANVCWGGPKLNRLFICGTTSLYSVMTHTNGAVRPA; this is translated from the coding sequence ATGTTCGGTCAGCTCGAAGGTACGGGGGTTTCGGTCCTCGATCCGCGTTTCCATCGCGTCGTTCCAGGCTCAGCGCGGGTCGAGCGGCTCTGGACCGGCGCGCGCTGGTCCGAGGGGCCGGCCTGGTTCCCGGCCCATAACACGCTGATCTGGTCGGATATCCCGAACGACCGCATGCTGCGTTACGACGCGCTGAGCGGCCAGGTCGGCACCTTTCGCCAGCCGGCGCGCAACTCCAACGGCAACACGGTCGATGCGCAAGGCCGGCTGATCACCTGCGAGCATGGCGGGCGGCAAGTGACGCGCACCGAGCATGACGGCTCGATCACCGTGCTCGCCAGCCACTTCGGCGGCAGGCGCCTGAACTCGCCCAACGACGCCGTGGTGAAGTCGGATGGCTCGATCTGGTTCACCGATCCCGATTACGGCATCCTCAGCGACTACGAGGGCGACAAGTCGCCCAGCGAGATCGGCGCCTGCCATGTCTACCGGATCGATGGACGGACCGGCGAGATCGCCGTCGTCGCCGATGATTTCGTCAAGCCCAACGGCCTCGCCTTCTCGCCGGACGAGAGCATCCTCTACATTGCCGATACCGGCGGAAGCCATGATCCCGAGAACGGGCCGCGGCATATCCGGGCCGTCACCGTCGAGGCCGATGGCGAGACGCTCGGTGCCTCGAGGGTCTTCGCCACCTGCACGAACGGGCTGTTCGACGGCTTCCGCCTCGATATCGAGGGCCGGATCTGGACCAGCGCCGCCGACGGCGTCCACATCTACCACCCGGACGGCACGCTGATCGGCAAGGTCCATATTCCGGAGATCACCGCGAATGTCTGCTGGGGCGGACCGAAGCTCAACCGCCTGTTCATCTGCGGCACGACCTCGCTTTACTCCGTGATGACGCACACGAACGGAGCGGTGCGGCCGGCCTAG
- a CDS encoding LysR family transcriptional regulator produces the protein MDRFGDLDVFAHVVTTKSMSAAGRQLNLSPAVISKRIRRLEERLGVRLLQRTTRQLALTEAGQGFYERVVSILSSIEEAESWVSSGAGQVRGTLRVSAPTSFGRMHVAPHLKRFLDANPLVTVELVLSDAFVDVVGEGFDLAIRIADLQDSSLVAKRLARNHRVLCATPRYLAEHGTPSDIADLSRHTLIAHNADHWRLDGPEGPVSVRVNGPLRTNSSEVVREALLGGVGIALRSTWDVGPELKSGALQRVLPAYAVGSRVAVYAVYPSRRHMEQKVRAFVDYLGELYGATPYWDAGLVL, from the coding sequence ATGGACCGGTTCGGCGATCTCGACGTGTTCGCACATGTGGTGACGACCAAGAGCATGTCGGCGGCCGGCCGGCAGCTCAACCTGTCGCCAGCCGTAATCTCGAAGCGCATACGCCGGCTGGAGGAGCGGCTCGGCGTGCGTCTGCTCCAGCGCACGACGCGGCAGCTCGCCCTCACCGAGGCCGGTCAAGGCTTCTACGAGCGCGTCGTCTCGATCCTGTCCTCGATCGAGGAAGCCGAGTCCTGGGTGTCGAGCGGCGCCGGGCAGGTGCGCGGCACGCTGCGCGTCTCGGCGCCGACCTCCTTCGGCCGGATGCATGTCGCGCCGCATCTGAAGCGCTTCCTCGACGCCAACCCGCTGGTGACGGTCGAGCTCGTGCTCAGCGACGCCTTCGTCGACGTCGTCGGCGAGGGTTTCGATCTCGCGATCCGCATCGCGGACCTGCAGGATTCGAGCCTCGTCGCCAAGCGCCTTGCCCGCAACCATCGGGTACTCTGCGCGACGCCACGCTACTTAGCGGAGCATGGGACCCCGAGCGACATCGCCGACCTGTCGCGCCATACCCTGATCGCCCATAACGCCGACCATTGGCGGCTCGACGGCCCGGAAGGCCCGGTTTCGGTCCGTGTCAACGGCCCGCTCCGGACCAATTCGAGCGAGGTCGTGCGCGAGGCGCTGCTCGGCGGCGTCGGCATCGCCCTGCGCTCGACCTGGGATGTCGGGCCGGAGCTCAAGTCGGGCGCGTTGCAGCGGGTGCTGCCGGCCTATGCGGTGGGCTCGCGCGTCGCAGTCTACGCGGTCTACCCGAGCCGCCGGCACATGGAGCAGAAGGTGCGTGCCTTTGTCGATTATCTCGGCGAGCTTTACGGCGCCACGCCGTATTGGGATGCGGGGCTTGTGCTCTAG
- a CDS encoding FAD-linked oxidase C-terminal domain-containing protein, whose translation MSAIAFPVPDAGILARRESIIAGLARLVPPQALITSDDERRPYETDALTAYRRMPLAVVLPSTTREVAAVLRYCREEGVPVVPRGSGTSLAGGAIPQEDAVVIGVSKMNRILEIDYANRVARVEAGVTNLAVTGAVSAEGFFYAPDPSSQLACSIGGNIGMNSGGAHCLKYGVTTNNVLGVTMVMLDGSIVEIGGAHLDSPGYDLLGLINGSEGQLGIITEATVRILRTAEGARPVLFGFPTSEQAGSAVAAIIGAGIIPVAMEFMDKPAIEICEAFAKAGYPMDVEALLIIEVEGSDDEMDAQLARIVAIAREHGVSTVKESKSAMEAAAIWKGRKSAFGATGRIADYICMDGTIPTGQLPYVLRRMGEIVKGYGLRVANVFHAGDGNLHPLILYNCNDPIEAQKAEDAGMDILKLCVEVGGCLTGEHGVGIEKRDLMTFQFNPEDLAQQMRVRAVFDERWLLNPAKVFPLEGRVAA comes from the coding sequence ATGAGCGCGATAGCCTTTCCGGTGCCGGATGCCGGCATTCTCGCCCGTCGCGAATCGATCATCGCCGGCCTCGCGCGGCTGGTCCCGCCGCAGGCGCTGATCACCAGCGACGACGAGCGCCGTCCCTATGAGACCGATGCGCTGACCGCCTATCGCCGGATGCCGCTCGCCGTCGTCCTGCCTTCGACGACGCGGGAGGTCGCGGCCGTGCTGCGCTATTGCCGGGAGGAGGGCGTGCCGGTCGTGCCGCGCGGCTCCGGCACTTCGCTTGCCGGCGGCGCGATCCCGCAGGAGGACGCGGTGGTCATCGGCGTCTCCAAGATGAACCGCATCCTCGAGATCGACTATGCCAACCGGGTAGCACGGGTCGAGGCCGGCGTGACCAATCTCGCGGTCACCGGCGCGGTCTCGGCCGAGGGCTTCTTCTACGCGCCGGACCCGTCCTCGCAGCTCGCCTGCTCGATCGGCGGCAATATCGGCATGAATTCGGGCGGCGCCCATTGCCTGAAATACGGCGTCACCACCAACAACGTCCTCGGCGTGACCATGGTGATGCTCGACGGCTCGATCGTTGAAATTGGCGGCGCCCATCTCGATTCGCCGGGCTACGACCTGCTCGGCCTGATCAACGGCTCGGAAGGCCAGCTCGGCATCATCACCGAGGCGACTGTTCGCATCCTGCGCACGGCCGAGGGCGCGCGCCCGGTGCTGTTCGGCTTCCCGACCAGCGAGCAGGCGGGCTCGGCCGTCGCCGCCATCATCGGCGCCGGCATCATCCCGGTCGCGATGGAGTTCATGGACAAGCCGGCGATCGAGATCTGCGAGGCCTTCGCCAAGGCCGGCTATCCGATGGATGTCGAGGCGCTGCTGATCATCGAGGTCGAGGGTTCCGACGACGAGATGGACGCCCAGCTCGCCCGCATCGTCGCGATCGCCCGGGAGCACGGCGTCTCGACCGTCAAGGAATCGAAATCGGCGATGGAGGCGGCGGCGATCTGGAAGGGCCGCAAGTCGGCCTTCGGTGCCACCGGCCGCATTGCCGACTACATCTGCATGGACGGCACGATCCCGACCGGGCAATTGCCCTATGTGCTCCGGCGCATGGGCGAGATCGTGAAGGGCTATGGGCTTCGCGTCGCCAATGTCTTCCATGCCGGCGACGGCAATCTCCACCCGCTGATTCTCTACAACTGCAATGATCCGATCGAGGCGCAGAAGGCCGAGGATGCCGGCATGGACATCCTCAAGCTCTGCGTCGAGGTCGGTGGCTGCCTGACCGGCGAGCACGGCGTCGGGATCGAGAAGCGCGACCTGATGACCTTCCAGTTCAACCCGGAAGACCTCGCCCAGCAGATGCGGGTCAGGGCAGTGTTCGACGAGCGCTGGCTGCTCAACCCGGCGAAGGTGTTCCCGCTGGAAGGCAGGGTGGCGGCCTAA
- a CDS encoding GIY-YIG nuclease family protein → MPYFVYLLARKKDGTLYLGVTNDLARRVHEHKAKQRIGFASRYDVDRLVWYEEFEWVHDAIDREKVLKKWRRAWKINLIEDMNPEWADLYEGLA, encoded by the coding sequence ATGCCGTATTTCGTCTACCTCCTCGCCCGAAAGAAGGACGGTACGCTCTATCTGGGCGTCACCAATGATCTCGCGAGACGCGTTCATGAACACAAGGCGAAGCAGAGGATCGGCTTTGCATCCCGATACGATGTCGATCGCCTCGTCTGGTATGAAGAGTTCGAATGGGTTCACGATGCCATCGACCGGGAAAAGGTGCTGAAGAAGTGGCGTCGCGCGTGGAAGATCAATTTGATCGAGGACATGAATCCCGAATGGGCGGATCTCTATGAAGGGTTGGCATAA
- a CDS encoding FAD-binding protein has translation MIIHTPTTEAQACAVVKSVVDSATPLTLRGGGTRSGLGRPAQAASTLSSAGLTGITLYEPAEMVIAARAGTPLALVRQTLTERGQMLPFEPMDHRALYGSEGEPTIGAVAACNISGPRRINAGAARDSLIGVRLVNGRGEMIKSGGRVMKNVTGLDLVKLLSGSHGTLGFLTEVTFRVLPRPERIVTLQWSGLSDSDGVALLCKALGSPFEPMAAAHLPAGIAGEEARTVLRLENFSDSIEYRASELALLLGEYGVPERLEGTAPTELWRDIRDAAFFAGSDEAVWRLSLAPTNGPKAAAAIARMVPGGRCFYDWGGGLVWLAVPADGDAGAAAIRAALRPLGGHATLVRAPDAIRAAVDVFQPLAEPLMRVTAGIKKSFDPAGIFEPGRIYAGI, from the coding sequence ATGATCATCCATACTCCCACCACCGAGGCGCAGGCCTGCGCCGTCGTGAAATCGGTCGTCGACAGCGCTACCCCGCTTACCTTGCGTGGCGGCGGCACGCGCTCTGGCCTGGGGCGCCCCGCACAGGCGGCGAGCACGCTCTCCAGCGCGGGCTTGACCGGCATCACCCTCTACGAACCCGCCGAGATGGTCATCGCCGCCCGCGCCGGCACGCCGCTCGCGCTGGTGCGACAGACGCTCACTGAGCGCGGCCAGATGCTGCCCTTCGAGCCGATGGACCACCGCGCCCTCTATGGCAGCGAGGGCGAGCCGACGATCGGCGCCGTCGCCGCCTGCAACATCTCCGGCCCGCGCCGGATCAACGCCGGCGCCGCCCGCGATTCCCTGATCGGCGTCAGATTGGTCAATGGCCGTGGCGAGATGATCAAGTCCGGCGGGCGCGTGATGAAGAACGTCACCGGGCTCGACCTGGTAAAGCTCCTCAGCGGCAGCCATGGCACGCTCGGCTTCCTCACCGAGGTGACCTTCCGCGTGCTGCCGCGACCGGAGCGCATCGTCACGCTGCAATGGAGCGGCCTGTCGGACAGCGACGGCGTTGCGCTCTTGTGCAAGGCTCTGGGCTCGCCCTTCGAGCCGATGGCGGCGGCGCATCTTCCGGCCGGGATCGCCGGCGAAGAAGCCCGGACCGTGCTCCGGCTGGAGAATTTCTCGGACTCGATCGAGTATCGCGCCAGTGAGCTCGCCTTGCTGCTCGGCGAATACGGCGTGCCGGAGCGCCTGGAAGGAACGGCACCTACCGAGCTCTGGCGCGATATCCGCGACGCCGCCTTCTTCGCCGGAAGCGATGAGGCGGTCTGGCGGCTCTCGCTCGCCCCGACCAACGGCCCGAAGGCCGCCGCCGCGATCGCGCGCATGGTCCCGGGCGGGCGCTGCTTCTACGACTGGGGCGGCGGGCTGGTCTGGCTCGCGGTTCCCGCCGATGGCGATGCCGGCGCCGCGGCGATCCGCGCCGCGCTGAGGCCGCTCGGCGGCCATGCCACGCTGGTCCGCGCGCCCGACGCGATCCGCGCCGCCGTCGACGTGTTCCAGCCCCTGGCCGAGCCGCTGATGCGTGTCACGGCCGGTATCAAGAAGAGTTTCGATCCCGCCGGCATTTTCGAGCCCGGCCGGATCTATGCGGGGATCTGA
- a CDS encoding DUF2585 domain-containing protein: protein MTLADTLSAETRGSRASWAPNRLGPLALVLVAALLIAGVAATLLWMGREPICKCGTIKFWQGTVVSSENSQHIADWYTFSHIIHGFLFYGLFWLIRRLTGLPISFGLALLLSILLEGAWEIAENTNGVIEHYRSATISLDYYGDSVLNSVSDILSMVLGFLIARLAPVWLTVTSALAMELIVGWLIRDNLTLNVIMLLWPMDWIKAWQGGA, encoded by the coding sequence ATGACGCTCGCTGATACGCTTTCCGCCGAAACCCGCGGTAGCCGCGCAAGCTGGGCGCCTAACCGGCTTGGCCCTCTGGCACTCGTGCTTGTCGCCGCGCTGCTGATCGCGGGTGTTGCCGCGACCCTGCTCTGGATGGGCCGCGAGCCGATCTGCAAATGCGGGACGATCAAGTTCTGGCAGGGCACGGTGGTCTCCTCCGAGAACTCCCAGCATATCGCCGACTGGTACACCTTCTCGCACATCATCCACGGCTTCCTGTTCTACGGCCTGTTCTGGTTGATCCGTCGCCTCACCGGCCTGCCGATCTCGTTCGGCCTGGCGCTCCTTCTCTCGATCCTGCTCGAAGGTGCTTGGGAGATCGCCGAGAACACCAATGGCGTGATCGAGCATTACCGCTCGGCGACGATCTCACTCGACTATTACGGCGACAGCGTCCTGAACTCGGTCAGCGACATCCTCTCGATGGTGCTGGGTTTCCTGATCGCCCGGCTCGCGCCTGTCTGGCTGACGGTGACGAGCGCATTGGCGATGGAGCTCATCGTCGGCTGGCTGATCCGCGACAACCTCACCCTCAACGTCATCATGCTGCTCTGGCCGATGGACTGGATCAAAGCCTGGCAGGGTGGAGCCTGA
- the glcF gene encoding glycolate oxidase subunit GlcF, producing MQTNFTPERLASDPRMPASEKILRTCVHCGFCTATCPTYLLLGDELDSPRGRIYLIKDMLENGKPATEEVVKHVDRCLSCLSCMSTCPSGVNYMHLVDHARAHIEETYTRSWHDRLLRKVLAAILPYPGRFRAAMLMALIGKPLAPVLGVIPVVGSRLKSMLALAPARLPTRSAMEGPQNFPPPVERKRRVALLSGCAQPVLDPAINEATIRLLNRHGVEVVLPKGEGCCGALVHHMGQEHDALAFARGNIDAWMAEVGGEGLDAILITASGCGTTIKDYGFMFRNEPAYAEKAAKVSALAKDVTEFLETLELAAIRDVAMPIAYHSACSMQHGQQLKDGPKRLLSGAGFKVKEVPEGHICCGSAGVYNILQPEIAGKLRERKIGNIERTKPMLVATGNIGCMTQLAKGFADKGATTPVVHTVELLDWATGGPLPEKLARAGIGASV from the coding sequence ATGCAAACGAACTTCACACCCGAGCGCCTTGCTTCCGACCCGCGCATGCCGGCTTCGGAGAAGATCCTGCGCACCTGCGTGCATTGCGGCTTCTGCACCGCGACCTGCCCGACCTATCTGCTGCTCGGCGATGAGCTCGATTCCCCGCGCGGCCGCATCTACCTGATCAAGGACATGCTGGAGAACGGCAAGCCCGCCACCGAAGAGGTGGTGAAGCATGTCGACCGCTGTCTCTCCTGCCTCTCCTGCATGTCGACCTGCCCCTCCGGCGTGAACTACATGCACCTCGTCGACCACGCCCGCGCCCATATTGAGGAAACCTACACCCGCTCTTGGCACGACCGTCTGCTGCGTAAGGTGCTGGCGGCGATCCTGCCCTATCCCGGCCGTTTCCGCGCTGCGATGCTGATGGCGCTGATCGGCAAGCCACTGGCGCCGGTGCTCGGCGTCATCCCGGTCGTCGGCTCGCGCCTGAAGTCTATGCTGGCTCTGGCGCCGGCACGCCTGCCGACACGCTCCGCCATGGAAGGCCCGCAGAACTTCCCGCCGCCGGTCGAGCGCAAGCGCCGCGTCGCCTTGCTCTCCGGCTGCGCCCAGCCGGTGCTTGATCCCGCGATCAACGAGGCGACGATCCGCCTGCTCAACCGCCATGGCGTCGAGGTCGTGCTGCCGAAAGGGGAGGGCTGCTGCGGTGCGCTCGTCCACCATATGGGGCAGGAGCACGATGCTCTCGCCTTCGCTCGCGGCAATATCGACGCCTGGATGGCGGAGGTCGGCGGCGAGGGGCTCGACGCGATCCTGATCACGGCCTCCGGCTGTGGCACGACGATCAAGGATTACGGCTTCATGTTCCGCAACGAGCCCGCCTATGCCGAGAAGGCGGCGAAGGTTTCCGCGCTGGCGAAGGACGTGACCGAGTTCCTGGAGACATTGGAACTTGCTGCCATTCGCGATGTCGCGATGCCGATCGCCTATCACTCGGCCTGCTCGATGCAGCATGGCCAGCAGCTCAAGGACGGGCCGAAGCGCCTGTTGTCGGGCGCCGGCTTCAAGGTCAAGGAGGTGCCAGAGGGCCATATCTGCTGCGGCTCGGCCGGCGTCTACAACATCCTCCAGCCCGAGATCGCCGGGAAGCTGCGCGAGCGCAAGATCGGCAATATCGAGCGCACCAAGCCGATGCTGGTCGCCACAGGCAATATCGGCTGCATGACCCAGCTCGCGAAAGGCTTTGCCGACAAGGGCGCCACCACGCCGGTGGTTCACACGGTCGAGCTGCTCGACTGGGCGACCGGTGGACCGCTGCCGGAGAAGCTGGCGCGGGCGGGGATCGGGGCTTCGGTCTGA
- a CDS encoding DUF3053 family protein, translating to MRWFKALLTLLTVGFVLSACSPSETDQRKAFIGFLQNDVLSQKSMRVPRPDAEKQKSFGDYARAYAIITDFHGRMDESVAKPMQETLAKAMPRSIAEVVERRADIATVRAGFARMKDALEQSVAKAEQDKAALKLPYDLAPVYAAAFDKLVTKPVAVFRDIFPTTDDAFAAILGVADLIETNRAKVAFSGSQIQVKDPALQTRLQQALNSMNGKQSAMAAAQQKLRQLAYGG from the coding sequence ATGCGGTGGTTCAAAGCCCTTCTCACCCTTCTGACAGTCGGCTTCGTACTGTCGGCTTGCAGCCCGAGCGAAACGGATCAGCGCAAGGCCTTCATCGGCTTCCTGCAGAACGACGTGCTGAGCCAGAAGAGCATGCGCGTGCCCCGGCCCGACGCCGAGAAGCAGAAAAGCTTCGGGGATTACGCCAGGGCCTATGCCATCATTACCGATTTCCATGGCCGGATGGACGAATCCGTCGCCAAGCCGATGCAGGAGACGCTGGCCAAGGCGATGCCGCGCTCGATCGCCGAGGTGGTGGAGCGCAGGGCCGACATCGCCACGGTCAGGGCCGGCTTCGCCAGGATGAAGGATGCGCTGGAGCAATCGGTGGCGAAGGCCGAGCAGGACAAGGCGGCGCTGAAGCTGCCGTACGATCTGGCGCCCGTCTATGCGGCCGCCTTCGACAAGCTGGTGACCAAGCCGGTCGCGGTGTTCCGCGACATCTTCCCGACCACAGACGATGCCTTCGCCGCCATTCTCGGCGTCGCCGACCTGATCGAGACGAACCGCGCCAAGGTCGCATTCAGCGGCTCGCAGATCCAGGTCAAGGACCCCGCGTTGCAAACCAGGCTTCAGCAGGCGCTCAACAGCATGAACGGCAAGCAGAGCGCCATGGCTGCGGCCCAGCAGAAGCTGCGGCAGCTCGCCTATGGCGGCTGA